The following proteins are encoded in a genomic region of Candidatus Methylospira mobilis:
- a CDS encoding AbrB/MazE/SpoVT family DNA-binding domain-containing protein — MSIAIITLSSKGQVVIPKEIRDELHWKAGTELTLISSPSGVTLKTTPQKTGRNLADLIGMLKHDGPPVSTEELCKPVELTDEECREYRNDRF; from the coding sequence ATGTCCATCGCAATCATCACCCTTTCCAGTAAGGGGCAGGTCGTCATCCCCAAAGAAATTCGCGACGAACTACATTGGAAAGCAGGAACCGAGCTAACGCTGATTTCCAGTCCATCCGGCGTTACCCTCAAGACCACGCCCCAAAAAACGGGCCGTAATCTGGCTGATTTGATCGGTATGCTCAAACACGACGGCCCGCCGGTTTCGACTGAAGAGTTGTGCAAACCCGTGGAGCTTACCGACGAGGAATGCCGGGAATATAGAAATGATCGCTTTTGA
- a CDS encoding type I restriction-modification system subunit M, protein MNHAAHNKLVSFIWSIADDCLRDVYVRGKYRDVILPMVVLRRLDALLEPSKDKVLEELAFQKNDMGLTEPDDNGLKDASGYVFYNTSKWTLTQLLKTATNNQQILLANVEDYLNGYSANVKEIIDKFNLKTQVRHMAGKDVLLGVLEKFTSPYINLTPYDKEDPDGNRLPALTNLGMGYVFEELIRKFNEENNEEAGEHFTPREVIELMTHLIFDPVKEQLPPVMTIYDPACGSGGMLTESQNFIKDEEGAIRATGDVYLYGKEINDETYAICKSDMMIKGNNPANIRAGSTLSTDEFAGTRFDFMLSNPPYGKSWASEQKYIKDGGDVIDARFRVTLNDYWGNEETLDATPRSSDGQLLFLMEMVSKMKPLDNSPHGSRIASVHNGSSLFTGDAGSGESNIRRHLIENDLLEAIIQLPNNLFYNTGITTYIWLLSNRKAPERKGKVQLIDASRLYRKLRKNLGNKNCEFAPEHIREIVDTYLALATRERQTDDAGIAAQIFDNSDFGYYKVAIERPDRRKAQFSQTRIETLRFDKALNQPMQWIYQQWGDAVYRPGCLEQHEKNILAWCEDNELGLNAKNRSKLLSLDTWLKQQNLMQTAQALMAAIGGDESGDFNQFKASVDAILKAQAIKLTASDKNAILNAVSCYDETAEKVIAQSLKLNGDKLDVLLHRLDCSKDELPDFGYYPADKKGEYLTYESNADLRDSESVPLDDPIHRYFQAEVKPHVAEAWINLDSVKIGYEISFNKYFYRHKPLRSMNEVAKDIIALEKQAEGLIADILGIDVNLL, encoded by the coding sequence ATGAACCACGCCGCACACAATAAACTCGTTTCCTTTATCTGGTCGATCGCCGACGATTGCTTGCGCGACGTCTACGTTCGCGGCAAATACCGCGATGTGATTCTGCCGATGGTGGTGTTGCGCCGCCTGGATGCGCTGTTAGAGCCCAGCAAAGACAAGGTCCTGGAAGAGCTGGCTTTTCAGAAAAACGACATGGGCCTGACCGAACCGGACGATAACGGTCTGAAAGATGCCTCCGGCTATGTGTTTTACAACACCAGTAAATGGACGCTCACGCAATTGCTGAAAACCGCCACCAACAATCAGCAAATCCTGTTGGCGAATGTCGAAGACTATTTGAACGGCTACAGCGCCAACGTCAAGGAAATCATCGACAAATTCAATCTCAAAACCCAGGTGCGCCATATGGCGGGCAAGGATGTTTTGCTCGGCGTGCTGGAAAAATTTACCTCGCCGTACATCAACCTCACGCCATACGATAAGGAAGACCCCGACGGCAATCGCCTGCCGGCCCTGACCAATCTGGGCATGGGTTATGTGTTCGAAGAGCTGATCCGGAAATTCAACGAAGAAAACAACGAAGAGGCCGGCGAGCACTTCACGCCCCGCGAAGTGATCGAACTGATGACGCACTTGATCTTCGATCCGGTAAAAGAGCAACTGCCGCCGGTCATGACCATCTACGACCCGGCCTGCGGTTCCGGCGGCATGCTCACCGAGTCGCAAAACTTCATCAAGGACGAGGAAGGCGCGATACGCGCGACCGGCGACGTCTATTTGTACGGCAAGGAAATCAACGACGAAACCTACGCCATCTGCAAATCCGACATGATGATCAAGGGCAACAATCCGGCCAACATCCGCGCCGGTTCCACGCTGTCCACGGATGAATTCGCCGGCACCCGCTTTGATTTCATGCTATCCAATCCGCCTTATGGCAAAAGCTGGGCCAGCGAACAGAAATACATCAAGGACGGCGGCGATGTGATCGATGCCCGGTTTCGGGTCACGCTTAACGACTACTGGGGCAATGAGGAAACGCTGGACGCCACGCCGCGCTCCAGCGACGGCCAGTTGCTGTTTCTGATGGAAATGGTCAGTAAAATGAAGCCGCTGGATAACAGCCCGCACGGCTCGCGCATCGCTTCCGTGCATAACGGCTCCAGCCTGTTCACCGGCGATGCCGGCAGCGGCGAAAGCAATATCCGCCGTCACCTCATCGAAAACGACTTGCTGGAAGCCATTATCCAGCTACCCAACAACCTGTTTTACAACACCGGCATCACCACCTACATCTGGTTGCTGTCCAACCGCAAAGCGCCGGAACGCAAAGGCAAAGTGCAGTTAATCGACGCCAGCCGGCTCTACCGCAAGCTGCGCAAAAATCTCGGCAACAAAAACTGCGAATTCGCCCCCGAACATATCCGGGAAATCGTCGATACCTACCTGGCATTGGCAACCCGGGAACGCCAGACCGATGATGCGGGTATTGCCGCCCAGATTTTCGACAACAGCGATTTCGGCTATTACAAAGTCGCGATTGAACGCCCGGACCGCCGCAAGGCCCAATTCAGCCAGACGCGCATTGAAACCTTACGTTTCGACAAAGCGCTGAATCAGCCGATGCAGTGGATTTACCAACAATGGGGCGATGCCGTCTATCGACCCGGCTGCCTGGAGCAACACGAAAAAAACATCCTGGCCTGGTGCGAAGACAACGAGCTGGGCCTCAACGCCAAAAATCGCAGCAAGTTGCTCAGCCTGGATACCTGGTTGAAACAACAAAACCTGATGCAGACCGCCCAAGCCCTGATGGCGGCGATTGGCGGCGACGAGTCCGGCGATTTCAACCAGTTCAAGGCCTCCGTCGATGCCATACTCAAGGCGCAAGCGATCAAGCTGACCGCCAGCGATAAAAACGCCATCCTCAATGCCGTCAGTTGCTACGACGAAACCGCCGAAAAAGTCATCGCGCAGTCGCTCAAACTCAACGGCGACAAGCTTGATGTCTTGCTGCATCGCCTGGATTGCAGCAAGGATGAACTACCGGATTTCGGCTATTACCCGGCCGATAAAAAAGGCGAATACCTCACGTACGAATCCAACGCCGACCTGCGCGACAGCGAATCGGTGCCGTTGGACGACCCGATTCACCGCTATTTCCAGGCCGAAGTGAAACCGCATGTCGCAGAAGCCTGGATTAACCTGGATTCAGTCAAAATCGGTTACGAAATCAGCTTCAACAAATACTTCTATCGGCATAAGCCGCTGCGCAGCATGAATGAGGTGGCTAAAGACATCATTGCGTTGGAAAAACAGGCCGAAGGTTTGATTGCGGATATTCTGGGCATAGACGTAAACCTGTTATAG
- a CDS encoding putative DNA binding domain-containing protein — translation MTLERSHEYLLSLLKELVKLPAETEWVEFKHNNAPEGTCEYISALANAAALIGKQSAYEDRVRACYQHCCLKYVNREPMNNTSLRERLNIEEGNSAIASRVIKQTVESGLIRLYDPNANRKAYRYVPFWA, via the coding sequence ATGACCTTGGAACGTAGCCATGAGTATTTATTGTCCTTACTCAAGGAGTTGGTGAAGTTACCCGCCGAAACCGAATGGGTGGAGTTCAAGCACAATAACGCCCCGGAAGGAACCTGTGAATATATTTCCGCGTTAGCGAATGCCGCGGCTTTGATCGGCAAGCAGTCTGCTTACGAAGACCGCGTTCGCGCCTGTTATCAGCATTGCTGTTTGAAATATGTCAACCGGGAGCCCATGAACAATACTTCTTTGCGCGAGCGGCTCAATATTGAGGAGGGGAATAGCGCCATTGCCAGCCGAGTAATCAAGCAAACGGTTGAATCCGGGCTTATTCGCTTGTACGATCCAAACGCGAACCGTAAGGCTTACCGCTATGTACCATTTTGGGCATGA
- a CDS encoding restriction endonuclease subunit S, producing MIEQLAELPTYEVYKDSGVEWLGEIPAHWELSKLGTCLKPVSVKNRSDLPLLSITREKGVITRNLDDEDENHNFVPDDLSNYKVLEHGQFGINKMKAWQGSYGVSDFTGIVSPAYFIFAFAKPIAPKFFHLAIRSKLYTSFFGSASDGVRIGQWDLSKSRMKEIPFLIPSLPEQTAIAAFLNRKTAQIDQAVAIKEQQIALLKERKQILIQNAITRGFDPNVPMRDSGVEWIGEIPEHWEIKRAKYLFKEIDERSVSGEEELLSVSHMTGVTPRSEKNVTMFMAEDYTGSKTCQKGDLVFNIMWAWMGALGVSDRTGIVSSSYGVFRQMKNMFNQNYLEFLLKTTGYIEHYNKVSTGLHSSRLRFYSHMFFNMELGFPSKDEQDEIVAHIETQSAKIELAIAIQQQQIDKLKEYKATLINSAVTGKLKVTELRECKDVG from the coding sequence ATGATTGAGCAACTGGCGGAACTGCCGACTTACGAGGTTTATAAGGATTCCGGGGTGGAATGGTTGGGGGAGATTCCGGCGCATTGGGAATTGAGCAAATTAGGCACTTGCCTTAAACCAGTATCTGTTAAAAACAGATCAGATTTACCCTTGCTTTCAATTACGCGGGAAAAAGGAGTTATAACTCGAAACCTAGATGATGAAGACGAAAATCACAATTTCGTTCCAGATGATTTAAGCAATTATAAAGTGCTTGAACATGGGCAGTTTGGAATAAATAAAATGAAGGCTTGGCAAGGTTCTTATGGGGTATCAGACTTTACGGGAATCGTTAGCCCTGCCTATTTTATCTTCGCTTTTGCCAAACCAATTGCCCCTAAATTCTTTCATTTAGCAATTCGCAGCAAGCTATATACTTCTTTTTTTGGAAGCGCATCTGATGGTGTGAGAATTGGGCAATGGGATTTATCCAAATCAAGGATGAAAGAAATTCCTTTTTTAATACCCTCTCTCCCTGAACAAACCGCCATCGCCGCCTTTCTGAACCGCAAAACCGCGCAGATCGACCAAGCGGTGGCGATCAAGGAACAACAAATCGCCTTGCTGAAAGAGCGCAAACAAATCCTGATTCAAAACGCCATCACTCGTGGTTTTGATCCCAATGTGCCAATGCGCGATTCCGGCGTTGAGTGGATCGGTGAGATTCCGGAGCATTGGGAAATTAAGCGAGCTAAGTATTTATTCAAAGAGATAGATGAGCGTTCAGTTTCTGGTGAAGAGGAGTTGCTTTCGGTATCGCACATGACAGGCGTTACGCCTCGATCTGAAAAGAATGTCACCATGTTTATGGCGGAGGACTACACCGGCTCAAAAACCTGCCAAAAAGGCGACCTTGTTTTCAACATTATGTGGGCGTGGATGGGCGCGTTAGGTGTTTCGGATAGAACCGGAATTGTAAGTTCATCGTACGGCGTATTCCGGCAGATGAAAAATATGTTTAATCAAAATTATCTTGAATTTTTATTGAAAACGACTGGATATATTGAACATTACAATAAGGTTTCTACAGGCTTGCATTCATCTCGCCTGAGATTCTATTCGCATATGTTTTTTAATATGGAATTAGGCTTCCCATCAAAAGACGAACAAGATGAAATAGTCGCCCACATCGAAACCCAATCCGCCAAAATCGAGCTAGCCATTGCCATCCAGCAACAACAAATCGACAAACTCAAGGAATACAAGGCCACGCTGATCAACAGCGCCGTGACCGGCAAGCTCAAAGTGACTGAACTTCGCGAATGCAAGGATGTTGGTTAA
- a CDS encoding WYL domain-containing protein, with translation MRRLTALSRGFGDGIGGSGEPLLTCEFPKVLNRPSMEILAPIARTIRQRKIVSIDYASHGSGFSTREIAPFALVNDGLRWHVRAYDRKRPDFLDFVITRISRSRLAETGQVLPHELPAADIQWNRIVELDLVPHPNQEHPGIIENDYGMTGGLLHLKLRAAVAGYVLRQWIVDCSSGHSLQGKEYRLWLRNHLALYGVSSAQFAPGYEFPEV, from the coding sequence ATGCGCCGCTTAACGGCGCTATCGCGCGGATTCGGGGACGGCATCGGCGGTAGTGGCGAGCCGTTGCTGACATGCGAATTCCCGAAAGTGCTTAACCGGCCTTCGATGGAAATCCTCGCGCCGATTGCTCGAACGATTCGCCAACGAAAGATCGTCAGCATCGACTACGCCTCGCATGGCAGCGGATTTTCGACACGCGAAATCGCGCCGTTCGCTTTGGTCAATGACGGCTTGCGATGGCACGTTCGCGCCTATGATCGTAAAAGACCCGATTTTCTGGACTTTGTGATTACTCGGATTTCCAGAAGCCGGCTTGCCGAAACGGGACAGGTTTTGCCTCACGAACTGCCCGCTGCCGACATCCAATGGAACAGGATAGTAGAGTTGGATCTGGTGCCGCATCCCAATCAGGAGCATCCCGGGATCATCGAAAACGATTACGGGATGACCGGCGGCCTATTGCATTTAAAGCTGCGTGCAGCCGTTGCCGGCTATGTATTGCGGCAGTGGATCGTCGATTGTTCGTCCGGACACAGCCTGCAAGGCAAAGAATATCGCTTATGGTTAAGAAATCACCTGGCGCTCTACGGCGTCTCCAGTGCCCAGTTTGCCCCTGGCTATGAATTTCCCGAAGTTTGA
- a CDS encoding UPF0175 family protein has product MQIAIDLPNDFVNFQSVAEIEKDMRLSYSLWLFQNAKVTITKAAELAHLDIYDFMAACKQNQVPVIDIGRQELLDELAGMQSL; this is encoded by the coding sequence ATGCAAATCGCCATCGACCTCCCCAATGATTTCGTCAACTTTCAATCCGTTGCCGAGATCGAGAAAGACATGCGTTTGAGTTATTCATTATGGCTATTTCAAAACGCCAAGGTCACCATCACCAAGGCGGCGGAACTGGCCCATCTGGATATATACGATTTCATGGCGGCCTGTAAGCAAAATCAAGTGCCGGTCATCGACATCGGCCGGCAGGAATTGCTGGATGAACTTGCCGGAATGCAATCGTTATGA
- a CDS encoding type II toxin-antitoxin system VapC family toxin, producing MIAFDTNLLVRALVTDNPDQVAVVRELIARDAIFISRTVLLESEWVLRSRYRKTRRQLYEFFATLLEIGNTVVEDAEAFSHALEWYAQGADFADALHLAACGSAVMHTFDRAFCKAARDAGIAPEVRVWEV from the coding sequence ATGATCGCTTTTGACACCAATCTGCTGGTGCGGGCTCTGGTCACCGACAATCCCGATCAAGTCGCCGTGGTTCGCGAATTGATTGCCCGTGACGCTATTTTCATCTCGCGCACCGTACTGCTGGAATCCGAATGGGTATTGCGGAGTCGCTACAGGAAAACCCGTAGACAACTCTATGAATTTTTCGCTACGTTGCTGGAAATCGGCAACACGGTCGTTGAGGATGCCGAAGCATTCAGCCATGCACTGGAGTGGTACGCACAGGGCGCTGATTTTGCCGATGCTTTGCATCTGGCCGCTTGCGGAAGCGCCGTCATGCACACCTTTGATCGGGCTTTTTGCAAAGCCGCGCGGGACGCCGGTATCGCGCCGGAGGTGCGGGTTTGGGAAGTTTGA
- a CDS encoding type I restriction endonuclease subunit R, protein MVSKTTEKELEIAIEKQLTGTCLEAQKRVAEVGDLPFSPNHGYQLGLPQDFNARYAIDSKRFWAFLERTQHEELEKLQKHGGDWQLKVLERFDKLIKKYGLLHLLKKGLSVDDAVLHLMYPAPLASSSDKVKQNFAGNIFSSTRQVRYSLSNTLEEIDLVLFINGLPFATLELKNPWTGQTARYHGQKQYREDRDINQPLLQFGRCLVHMAVDTDEIYMTTKLAGPHTFFLPFNKGHNHGAGNPPNPDGHKSAYLWQAMFSRDSVANIIQHFVRLDGSSKEPLDKRTLFFPRYHQLDVVRELVAHAGQNGVGQTYLIQHSAGSGKSNSITWAAYQLIEVYPPDQEKPLFDSVIVVTDRRLLDKQLRENIKDFSEVKNIVAPAFKSSELKSALEQGKKIIITTIQKFPFIIDGIADLSDKRFAVIIDEAHSSQSGSAHDNMNRAMGKSGQAEEELDAQDKILQAMQSRKMRGNASYLAFTATPKNTTLEKFGVKQADGSFEPFHLYSMKQAIEEGFILDVLANYTTYKSYYEIQKSIGGNPLFDSAKAQKKLRAYVERHQQTIAVKAEIMLDHFIPQVVNSKKLKGKAKGMVITQNIEAAIRYYRAISQLLKDKGNPFKVAIAFSGTKEVDGIEYSEAQINGFAENETRDYFDKDEYRLLIVANKYLTGFDQPKLCAMYVDKKLQGVLAVQALSRLNRAAPRWGKKTEDLFILDFFNSVDDIKNAFDPFYTATRLSEATDVNVLHELKDALDEAAVYEWFEVEQFVALYFSNADAQQLSPLIDTAADRFNQELALDEPAKADFKIKAKQFVKIYGQMAAIMPFEIVGWEKLFWFLKFLIPKLIVADPVSSQFDALLESVDLSSYGLERVKLNHRIGLDASESELEPANPNPRGTHGGDGEYDPLDEIIRSFNERWFQGWGATPEEQRIKFINIADGIKAHPDFQEKYQNNPDAHTRILAFEKIFEDVILKNRRNELELYKLLANDPAFKAAMQQSLRQMVA, encoded by the coding sequence ATGGTCAGCAAAACCACCGAGAAAGAACTGGAAATCGCCATCGAAAAACAGCTGACCGGCACCTGTCTGGAAGCGCAAAAGCGTGTTGCCGAAGTGGGCGATCTGCCTTTCAGCCCCAACCACGGCTACCAGCTCGGCTTGCCGCAGGATTTCAACGCCCGTTACGCCATCGACAGCAAACGCTTTTGGGCGTTTCTGGAGCGCACCCAGCATGAAGAACTGGAAAAGCTGCAAAAGCACGGCGGCGATTGGCAGCTTAAAGTGCTGGAACGCTTCGATAAGCTGATCAAAAAATACGGCCTGCTGCATTTGCTGAAAAAGGGTTTGAGCGTCGACGATGCCGTCTTGCACCTGATGTATCCGGCGCCGCTGGCCAGCAGTTCCGACAAAGTGAAGCAAAACTTCGCCGGCAACATCTTCAGCAGCACCCGCCAGGTACGCTATTCCTTGAGCAATACCCTGGAAGAAATCGATCTGGTGCTGTTCATCAACGGGCTGCCGTTTGCCACGCTGGAGCTGAAAAATCCCTGGACCGGCCAAACCGCGCGCTACCACGGCCAGAAACAATATCGCGAAGATCGCGACATCAACCAGCCTTTGCTGCAATTCGGCCGCTGTCTGGTGCACATGGCGGTGGATACCGATGAAATCTACATGACCACCAAACTGGCAGGGCCGCACACCTTCTTTTTGCCGTTCAATAAAGGCCATAACCACGGCGCCGGCAATCCGCCCAACCCCGACGGCCACAAAAGCGCGTATTTATGGCAGGCCATGTTCAGCAGGGACAGCGTCGCCAATATCATTCAGCATTTCGTACGATTGGACGGCAGCAGTAAGGAGCCGCTGGACAAGCGCACCTTGTTTTTCCCGCGTTACCACCAACTGGATGTGGTGCGCGAACTGGTGGCGCATGCCGGTCAAAATGGCGTCGGGCAAACCTATCTGATTCAACATTCGGCGGGGTCGGGTAAATCCAATTCCATCACCTGGGCGGCGTATCAATTGATTGAAGTGTATCCGCCGGATCAGGAAAAGCCGCTGTTCGATTCGGTGATTGTGGTCACCGACCGCCGCCTGCTGGATAAGCAACTGCGCGAGAACATCAAGGATTTTTCCGAAGTCAAAAACATCGTCGCCCCGGCGTTCAAGTCTTCCGAGCTGAAAAGCGCCCTGGAACAGGGCAAGAAAATCATCATCACCACCATCCAGAAATTCCCCTTTATCATCGACGGCATCGCCGATCTGAGCGATAAACGCTTTGCAGTGATCATCGACGAGGCGCACAGCTCGCAAAGCGGTTCGGCGCACGACAACATGAACCGGGCGATGGGCAAAAGCGGGCAGGCCGAGGAAGAGCTGGATGCGCAGGATAAAATCCTGCAAGCCATGCAATCCCGAAAAATGCGCGGTAACGCCTCGTATTTAGCCTTTACCGCGACGCCGAAAAACACCACCCTGGAAAAGTTCGGCGTTAAACAAGCCGATGGCAGTTTCGAGCCGTTTCATTTGTACTCCATGAAACAGGCGATCGAGGAAGGCTTTATCCTGGACGTGCTGGCCAATTACACCACTTATAAAAGCTATTACGAGATCCAGAAATCCATCGGCGGTAATCCGCTGTTCGACAGCGCCAAGGCGCAGAAAAAACTGCGCGCCTATGTCGAGCGCCACCAGCAGACCATTGCCGTAAAAGCGGAAATCATGCTGGATCATTTCATTCCGCAGGTGGTCAACAGCAAAAAACTGAAAGGCAAGGCCAAGGGCATGGTGATTACCCAGAATATCGAGGCGGCCATCCGTTATTACCGGGCGATTAGCCAATTATTGAAGGATAAAGGCAATCCGTTCAAGGTCGCCATTGCCTTTTCCGGCACCAAAGAAGTGGACGGCATCGAGTACAGCGAAGCGCAGATCAATGGCTTTGCCGAAAACGAAACCCGCGATTATTTCGATAAAGACGAGTACCGCTTGCTGATCGTGGCCAATAAATACTTGACCGGATTCGATCAGCCCAAACTGTGCGCGATGTACGTCGATAAAAAACTGCAAGGCGTGCTGGCGGTGCAAGCCTTGTCGCGCTTGAACCGGGCAGCGCCCAGGTGGGGCAAGAAAACCGAAGATTTGTTCATCCTGGATTTCTTTAATTCGGTGGACGACATCAAAAACGCCTTCGATCCGTTTTACACCGCCACGCGCTTGTCGGAAGCCACGGATGTCAATGTCTTGCATGAATTAAAAGACGCGCTGGACGAGGCGGCAGTGTATGAGTGGTTCGAGGTCGAGCAGTTTGTCGCACTGTACTTCAGTAATGCCGATGCCCAGCAATTGAGCCCGCTGATCGATACGGCGGCGGACCGCTTCAATCAGGAGTTGGCGCTGGATGAACCGGCTAAAGCCGACTTCAAGATCAAAGCCAAACAGTTCGTCAAAATCTACGGACAAATGGCCGCCATCATGCCGTTTGAAATTGTCGGATGGGAAAAACTGTTCTGGTTCCTGAAATTCTTGATTCCCAAGCTGATCGTCGCAGATCCGGTTTCGAGTCAATTCGACGCGTTGCTGGAGTCCGTGGATTTGTCGTCATACGGTTTGGAGCGCGTCAAACTCAATCACCGCATTGGCTTGGATGCCAGTGAATCCGAACTGGAGCCCGCCAACCCGAATCCGCGCGGAACGCATGGCGGTGACGGGGAATACGATCCGCTGGATGAAATCATCCGCAGTTTTAACGAACGCTGGTTTCAAGGCTGGGGCGCAACGCCCGAAGAGCAACGCATCAAGTTCATCAACATCGCCGACGGTATTAAAGCGCATCCTGATTTCCAGGAAAAATATCAAAACAATCCCGATGCCCATACCCGAATCCTGGCGTTCGAAAAGATATTCGAAGACGTGATACTCAAGAATCGACGCAATGAATTGGAGCTATATAAGCTGCTTGCCAACGATCCGGCATTTAAAGCCGCCATGCAGCAAAGTTTGCGGCAAATGGTGGCTTGA
- a CDS encoding DUF3368 domain-containing protein translates to MILVADCSALAALSVCDSLHLLEQLFAGVAVPETVYREATEPDKPQAQVLKQFLQGKVHQVDLRNYVFLDAFADAGETEAMVLYKQLSADKLLIDDRRGRKVAKINQIDTIGSLGILLAAKSKGFVPEVAPLLRKIEQSDIYLSPDLIATVLELAGEI, encoded by the coding sequence ATGATTTTGGTCGCGGATTGTTCCGCACTGGCGGCATTGTCGGTCTGCGATAGCCTGCATTTGTTAGAGCAATTATTTGCCGGCGTGGCGGTGCCGGAGACCGTGTATCGGGAAGCAACGGAGCCCGATAAGCCACAAGCGCAAGTCCTCAAACAATTTCTACAGGGCAAGGTGCATCAAGTCGATTTGCGCAATTATGTATTCCTGGATGCCTTTGCCGACGCTGGCGAAACCGAGGCGATGGTGCTTTACAAGCAACTGTCGGCCGACAAATTATTGATCGATGACCGGCGGGGCCGCAAAGTGGCAAAGATCAACCAAATCGACACCATCGGCTCGCTCGGCATCTTGCTCGCCGCCAAATCCAAAGGTTTTGTGCCGGAAGTTGCGCCATTGCTCAGAAAAATCGAGCAATCGGATATTTACCTGAGCCCTGATTTAATCGCCACCGTTCTGGAATTGGCCGGTGAGATTTAA